One segment of Zhihengliuella halotolerans DNA contains the following:
- a CDS encoding DsbA family protein, which produces MHLIYVFDAYCGWSYGFTDTLGAIARRHPELEVTVVSGGLFTGNGVRPIREFGSVRDINARISDSTGVEFGSAYEDLVTEGSFAMDSADAARGVAALRALSAPSGMPSMIRTLHEAFFIHGLSLSDPQTIGGGGGGVAARKGLDPDEARRGYLSPASETAAREDLAMAAQLGVSGFPTLLVADGQRSVVLGAGAASSDDIERRLEHARAALTAASSSHAADDGVPASGRY; this is translated from the coding sequence ATGCATCTCATCTACGTCTTCGACGCCTACTGCGGCTGGTCCTACGGATTCACCGACACTCTCGGGGCGATCGCTCGCCGTCATCCCGAGCTGGAAGTCACTGTCGTATCCGGTGGACTCTTCACAGGTAACGGTGTTCGACCGATTCGCGAATTCGGATCGGTGCGCGACATCAACGCCAGGATTTCGGACAGCACCGGTGTTGAATTCGGCAGCGCCTACGAGGACCTGGTGACGGAAGGTTCCTTTGCCATGGATTCCGCCGATGCGGCCCGCGGTGTGGCCGCGCTTCGGGCCTTGTCCGCGCCGTCGGGCATGCCGAGCATGATCCGTACCCTCCACGAGGCCTTCTTCATCCACGGGCTCAGCCTGTCCGACCCGCAGACGATCGGGGGGGGGGGGGGGGGGGTCGCGGCGCGGAAAGGGCTCGATCCTGACGAAGCTCGACGCGGATACCTCTCGCCCGCGTCGGAAACGGCAGCCCGCGAGGATCTGGCCATGGCGGCACAACTCGGCGTTTCCGGTTTCCCCACCCTTCTGGTCGCTGATGGGCAGCGCTCCGTGGTGCTCGGCGCCGGGGCAGCGAGCAGCGATGACATCGAGCGGCGCCTCGAGCACGCCCGTGCGGCGCTGACGGCAGCCTCGTCTTCCCACGCGGCGGATGACGGCGTCCCCGCGTCCGGACGCTACTGA
- a CDS encoding nuclear transport factor 2 family protein, which translates to MTENTTALSHAPADVVRRQYLASATGDLSALRATLAPDVEWTEMAGFPLAGTYRSPGVVTASVMEKLAAEWDNWTAHDDTYVVDGENVAVLARYTAINQATGKHLNVRVVHHFIVRGGLIVRFEQFVDTAKVLEAMSP; encoded by the coding sequence ATGACGGAGAACACCACGGCCCTTTCGCACGCCCCCGCTGACGTCGTCCGCCGGCAGTATCTCGCGTCGGCAACCGGAGACCTCTCCGCGTTGAGGGCAACCCTGGCCCCGGACGTCGAATGGACGGAGATGGCGGGTTTCCCGCTTGCGGGAACGTATCGCAGCCCGGGCGTCGTCACCGCAAGTGTCATGGAAAAGCTGGCAGCAGAGTGGGACAACTGGACCGCGCACGACGACACCTACGTCGTCGATGGCGAGAACGTCGCCGTGCTGGCCCGATACACGGCGATCAATCAAGCCACGGGGAAGCACCTGAATGTCCGCGTGGTCCATCACTTCATCGTGCGGGGCGGGCTGATCGTTCGGTTCGAGCAGTTCGTGGACACCGCGAAAGTGCTGGAAGCGATGAGCCCTTGA
- a CDS encoding MarR family winged helix-turn-helix transcriptional regulator, translated as MSGRDITTPKEAADDETIVLFGRFLGSAGRFGHGLGAALEREFGISHLFFEVLLIIGRAGGEGVSMRHISREQVLTTGGATRVVDRMETAGLVERTVDPRDARARLVRLTPMGERTTVQVSRWHRDNVEKIFVQALSADRRKAFAEDLRTLSRAAANVTPLLP; from the coding sequence GTGAGCGGACGTGACATCACGACGCCGAAGGAGGCGGCCGACGACGAGACGATTGTGCTTTTCGGCAGGTTCCTCGGTTCGGCGGGCCGCTTCGGTCATGGGCTCGGCGCGGCGCTGGAGAGGGAATTCGGGATCAGTCATCTCTTCTTCGAGGTGCTGCTCATCATCGGACGCGCGGGTGGGGAGGGGGTCTCCATGCGCCACATCAGCCGTGAGCAGGTGCTGACCACCGGTGGTGCGACGCGAGTCGTTGACCGGATGGAGACTGCTGGCCTGGTGGAGCGGACAGTCGACCCCCGGGATGCGCGTGCTCGCCTCGTCAGGTTGACCCCGATGGGCGAGCGGACAACGGTCCAGGTGTCGCGGTGGCACCGAGACAACGTCGAGAAGATCTTCGTCCAGGCGCTGTCGGCGGATCGCAGGAAGGCCTTCGCTGAAGATCTGCGCACTCTCAGTCGCGCCGCGGCGAACGTCACGCCTCTCCTGCCCTGA
- a CDS encoding MBL fold metallo-hydrolase: protein MSALNYTIIDLDFPLGSKNKTATLVTGDSEALLVDAAFTRADGHRLAAAILDSGKELRTVFISHSDPDFYFGAEVIADAFPEARFVATASTIEHIRASYEGKLAAWSTLGANLPTRLVDVEQLDEPQVLEGYVFEMRGSEERAYLWQAEDRSVLGGVLLFQGEHVWVADTPTAEERAEWLTLLDQMAALDPELVVPGHRLPGTAADASAIAATREYLVTFDELLAGADDGAALTTALLERYPDHGLQIAAQIGAKVATGEMTWG, encoded by the coding sequence ATGAGTGCTCTGAACTACACCATCATCGATCTCGATTTTCCCCTGGGAAGCAAGAACAAGACGGCGACCCTGGTCACGGGCGATTCCGAGGCCCTCCTTGTCGATGCCGCCTTCACTCGAGCGGACGGGCACCGGCTCGCGGCCGCCATTCTGGACTCGGGAAAGGAGCTGCGCACTGTCTTCATCAGCCACAGCGATCCTGACTTCTACTTCGGTGCGGAAGTCATCGCTGATGCCTTCCCGGAGGCGCGCTTCGTCGCCACCGCCTCGACAATCGAGCACATTCGCGCCTCGTATGAGGGCAAACTGGCGGCCTGGAGCACACTCGGTGCCAATCTGCCGACCAGGCTGGTAGACGTCGAGCAGCTCGACGAGCCCCAGGTGCTCGAGGGCTACGTCTTCGAAATGCGAGGATCAGAGGAGCGCGCGTACCTGTGGCAGGCCGAAGATCGTTCGGTCCTTGGCGGGGTTCTCCTGTTCCAGGGTGAACATGTCTGGGTCGCTGACACCCCCACCGCGGAAGAACGAGCCGAGTGGCTGACGTTGCTGGACCAGATGGCGGCCCTTGATCCGGAGCTCGTCGTCCCGGGCCACCGGCTCCCGGGGACGGCTGCCGACGCGTCAGCGATTGCGGCCACCCGCGAGTACCTTGTGACCTTCGATGAGTTGTTGGCCGGTGCCGACGATGGTGCCGCGCTCACGACAGCGCTGCTCGAGCGCTACCCCGATCACGGGCTGCAGATCGCCGCCCAGATCGGCGCGAAGGTCGCCACGGGCGAGATGACCTGGGGGTGA